Within Amycolatopsis sp. FDAARGOS 1241, the genomic segment GGGACCTTGGAACCACGTCGCGGTCATCCAGCCGTCGCTGTGCCAGACCGTCGCGAACTCCTCCCACCGCGCGGAGTCGCGGTAGAGGGCCCAGTCCTCGACGACCTTGCGGATCTGCTCGTACTCGGGGTGAAGAGGCAATGTGCCCAACCTTTCTCGCTGTAACGGGTGAAGCAGCCGCGTCGACGAGTGAGCGCCGTGCTCCGATCGTGGCGCCGGCCGCTACCGGCGCGCAACGCCGGTGGCGGCTTGGAACCGAGGACGGGCCAGGAAGGCCGCGCCCGCGGTCCTCTGTGGTCAGTCGGCCGAGGCGGATTCCTGCCGTGGCTGCGCTGCGCTCGCGGCGCACGAGTCCCCGGCTCGAACCGAACGGGAAACCTTGGCCAGCGCCAGCACTGCGCCGCTGGCCACCAGGAACATCGCGCCCATCACCACGAACACGGTGCGGGGCGCCGCCCCGCCGCCCAGGGCGAAGCCGACCAGCAGCGGACCCAGGATGCCGCCGATGCGGCCGATGCCCAGCGCCCAGCCGACCCCGGTCGGGCGGATCCGCGGCGGGTAGAGCACCGTCGCCAGCGCGACCACGCTCATCTGGCCGCCGGTGACGCAGGTACCGGCGAGGAACGCCGCGCCCAGCACCAGCCAGCTCTGCCCGGTGACCGCGAACGCGAGCACCGACACGAACACCGCGCCGAGGAGGTAGACCACGCCGAGCGTGCCGAACGGCCCGCGCCGGTCCATCAGGGGCCCGATCACCAGCGCCGCGGCGATCCCGCCGATCGTCGTCAGCGCCGTGGCCAGGACGGCCGTCGAGGGGGCGTGTCCGAGCCGGCCCAGGATCGTGGGCAGCCAGCTCTGCACGGCGTAGAACACGCCCAGGTTGAGCATGAACGCGAGCCACAGCAGCGCGGTGCTGGCGAGCCAGTGCCGCCGGAGCAGCTCGACCAGCGGGGACCGGACCTTCACCGGCGAACCGGCGCGCTCGGCCGGCAGCACCTGCGTCTGCGGGTCGAGCTGAGGGTCGACGCGGCACAGCGTGGCGTGGGCGCGGGCGGCGTCACGCGGCAGCAGATAACTCGGGGAGTCGGGCAGGAAGCCCAGCAGCACGACCGCGAGGAGCAGCGGCAGGACACCGCCGAGCACGAACATCGGCCGCCAGCCCCAGCTCGGGATGACCGCTCCGGAGATCAGGCTCGCGGCGACGAAGCCCAAGGCCAGCCAGCAGTAGATGAACATGACGAATGTGGAGCGGCGCCGGGCCGGCGCGAACTCACTGGCCAGCGCCACGGCGCTCGGGATGGCCGCACCGAGCCCGGCGCCGGTGAGCAGCCGCAGCACGATCAGCTGCGTCTCGTTCCCGGCCAGCGCGCACAGCACGGTGAACACCCCGAACAACGCCGTGGAGACGATGACGAGCTTGCGGTGCCCGACCCGGTTCGCCAGGGGCGAGAGCACCAGGTAGCCGATCATCAGGCCCACGATCGACGCGGAGAAGATCGGGCCGAGAGCGGCAACGGGCAGCGACCACTCCTTGGCGACGGCCGGGGCGACGAAGCTGATCGCCTGGGTGTCGAGGCCGTCGAGGAACATGACCAAACCGGTCAGGGCCAGGACCAGGAAGTGGAAGCCGCCGACCGGCCGCCCGTCGATCAGCTCGTCCAGGCGCACGGTGCGGCGCGGTTGCGAAAGTTGAGAAGGCACGGCGGTATCGCCTTTCGTATGTGATGCACGGCCCCCCGAAGATGTGGGCGTGACCCGGGAAAGTCCCGGTGGGAACGGGGGAATTCCTGAACGCCTCCCCTGGTACTCAGGCCGTTCCCCGTACGGCCGAAGAGAAAAGGCCGGCACGGAAGGGGTTTTACGCGAGTCTGACCTGAGGGGTCAGCAGGATTCGTCGCTGTAGAAGGTGGTGAAGGTGCTGACCGGTTCGCGCGCAGTCCGATGACGACTGAGGCGGTGCTCCGGGTCGGCGTAGCCGAGGGCGAGTCCGCAGACGATGAGCTGATCGTCCGGGATCTTCAGGTGCCGGCGCAGAACCGGGTAGAAATCGATGAACGACGCCTGCGGGCAGGTGTCGAGCCCGGCGTGGCGGGCCACGAGCATGAGCGCCTGCAGGAACAGCCCGGCGTCGACGAGCGCGCTCGCGAGCGGAGCCCGGCTGACCGTGAGGACCAAACCCACCGGGGCGCCGAAGAAATCGTAGTTCCGCCGGTGGTGTGCCTGGCGGCCTTCGGTGTCGTGCGGGGCGATCCCGAGCGTGTCGCGGTAGAGGCCTTCACCGAAGGCCCGGCGGCGGGTCCGAAACGGCTCTTCCCAGTCTTCCGGCGCCGGCTGGTACGGGTACTCCCGCTCGGCGACCCGGCCGTCTCCGTCCAGTGCCTGCCAGAGCGCGTCGGTCAACCGGCGTTTCGGTTCGCCGGTCAGGACGTGGACGTGCCACGGCTGGCCGTTGGAGTTGCTTGCCGACCGCGCGGCGAGCGCCAGCAGGCTCTCCACCTCCGCGCGCGAAACGGGCGTGGGCAAGAACGCCCGCACGCTGCGGCGCGTCAGCAAGGCCTCGACGACGGTCACGGCCGGCGGTGCCGCACCGGCCGGGGGCGCGACTTTCGTGGTGGTGTTGTCGTTCATCAGCTCGGCGGTTTCGGTCACTGCCCGTCGGCCGCGGACATCCGGTAGCCGTCGGGGACCATGAATTCGTAGTCCTCGGGAACCGTGATGTCGTAGGAAATGCGGCCTGCGGGCAGGTAGAACAGGGCGATCAGCGACCCGCCCACGACCTCGGGGTAGTGGTGGCTGCCCGGCTCGGGCGACGTCCAACCCGGACCCTGCCAACCGCGCGGCCCGCGCAGCAGCGCACCCTCGTCCAGCGGGATGACCATGTTGATCTCGCCGTAGGGGTGCTGGTGGTATTCACCGCAAAAGAGCGTCTCGCTGTTCAAGTAGACGGCCGTGATGCTGAACCAGTTCAGCCGCTCGCTCGGCTCGACGATCCGGCTCCGGCGGTAGTTCGGACCGTCGACCTCGACGTTCGCGGCCCAGCCGTCGGCGACCCCGTCCTTGATGATGCGGGCGAGGTCGTCCCACAGCTCGGAACCGGGACCGCGGTGCTCGTTGAGCCAGGTTTCCAGCTCGACTCCGGCCGTGCGGTTCTTGATCTCGTTGATGAACGGGATGCTGCGCTCGATCAGATCTTCGGGTGTCGCGCTCATGTTCTGTCTCCTGCTGGCGTCGTTGCCGGAGCGGGAAGCCCCGCGCTCGAAACGGTAAGATAGGCGAACGTTACAGTCAATAGCTGTAACGTTTGAGGTAAGCGGCGGACTTGGCCCCAGGCCCCGATAATCGAGCCATGACGGACTCACGCAAGGCGGACCCCGAAGCCGGACAAGCGACGGCCCCGTCGCGCGGTGGCCGGCCGTTGGATCCCGGGCGCGACGAAGCGATCATCACGGCCGCGCGCCGGCGGCTGGTCCTCGACGGTTATTCGAGGATGACGATCGCGGACATCGCCACCGACGCCGGCGTGTCACGGCCGACGGTCTACCGGCGCTGGTCGGGCAAGCTCGAACTCACCATCGAGGCGATCGACTACGGGTTCCGCGCGCAGCGCGACGCCTACCCCGCTCTGGAGCTCGCGGACCTCCCGGCTCCCGAAGCGCTGGCGGAGGCCGTCCGGCGGCTGGATCCCTGTTACTACAACCCCGACGCGATGGTCCTGATGGGCAACTTCATGAGCGAGACAACGCGAACGCCGGAACTGCTCGCGATCGTGCTGGAGCACGCCGTCGAGCCCCGGCTCGCGCACCTCGAAGGCGTCCTCGCCGATCTGCAGGAGCGCGGCGAGGTGCGGTCCGACCTCGATCGGCACACCATCGCCACGATGTGCTTCGGCAGCTACTTCGCGGCGTTCCTGCGCGCTGAGCACGACCGCAGTGGTCTCGCCGAGCAGGTCGTCGCCGTGCTGTGGCCGGGGATCGCGGCGCGGCGGTGACCGCCCGGTGCGTTCGGGATCAGCGCTGTCCCGGGGCGGGTCTTCTTTCGAGGGTGGGCCAGAGCACGGAGGCGACCGATTCGGCGACGTCCACTTCGGACCCGCCGCGGTAGAAGGCCGCGAGGTAGCTGCCGAAGCACAGCGTCGCGACGGTGCACTTGTCGATGTCGTCGCGCACGGCGCGGCGGTGCTGGAGCCGGGTCAGCACGCTCTGCACGAGCTCGACCCGGGGTTCGACCGCGTGCTTGCGCAGGACCTCGAGCAGTTCGGGCGTGTGGCTCGATTCGCCGGCGAAGCTGCCCATCAGCACCATCGCGTCCGGGTTGTAGTACGTCGGGTCCAGCCGCCGGAGGACCTCCACGAACGCGGCCCGCGGCTCGAGTCCGCTCAGGTCCAGTTCGTACATGTCGTGCTGCTTGCGGAACCCGTAGTCGAGCGCGTCGACGACGAGCTCGAACTTGGTGCTCCAGCGCCGGTACAAGGTGGGCCGCCCGACCTTCGCGTCGGCGGCGATGTCGCCGAGCGTCAAGCGGGAATAGCCCCGCTCCACCAGGCGGCGTCGGGTCGCGAGGATGATCGCCTCGTCGAGCGCGGCGTCGCGGGGCCGGCCGCTCGGGCGTGGACCGTCGTCGGCGGGCCTGGTCGCGGGCAGCGCGCGTGCTCGAGCCATGGGTGACACCTCGCCGAGAATTCGGGCAGCTCTGTAAGCTTGATAGTTACATATACTATCTGTAACGTAAACCCAGAGTCGTCGGAGGGACGAGAGCGTGGACGTCGAGGGCTACCTCCGCAGGATCGGCGCGGTCCGCCCCGCCGTGCCCGATCTCGCCGCGCTGCGCGAGCTGCAGCGCCGCCACCTCGAAACGGTGCCGTTCGAAAACCTCGATCGCTACCTGGGACGGCAGATCGACCTCGCGGAACCCGCGTTGCTCGACAAGATCGTCGGGCAGCGCCGCGGCGGGTTCTGCTACGAACTCAACGGCGCATTCGGGCTGCTGCTGCACCACCTCGGGTTCGAAGTGCAGCTGCTCGCCGGCCGGGTGTTGCGCCGGGAAGGAGGGTTCGGCCCGCCGCTCGACCACCTGGCGCTGCGCGTCGACCTGGCCGAGCCGTGGCTGATCGACGTGGGGTTCGGCCGGTTCAGCGTCCGGCCCCTGCGGCTCGCGACGACCGCGGCCCAGCCGGATCCGGCGGGCCGGTTCACCACCCGGCCCGCGCCACACGGCGACGTCGACGTACTGCACGACGGGGACGTGGTCTACCGGCTGGAACCGCGCCCGCGCGCCCTGGACGACTTCCACGCCATGGCGTGGTTCCACACGAACTCCCCGCAGTCGCCCTTCGCCCACGGGCCGACGTGCTCGCTCGTGACCCCCGGCGGGCGCGTGACGATCGCCGGGGGCCGCCTGATCGAAACGACCGGTGCCGAGCGCACTGAGCGCGTGCTCGATGGCGACGACGCGATCCTGCGGGCCTACGAGGAACACTTCGGCATCGTCCTCGACCGGGTACCTGCCGGCTGACCGGCCGGGTCACCCCGTAGGCGCCGGACCCGATCACCGCACGAATTCGGCCGCGAAGGTCCGCAGGGTGTCGGCGTCGAGCGCGTTCTGGAAGCCGATGATCAGCTCGTCCACCCCGGCCTCGCGGTAGGTGTCGAGCCGATTGCGGATCGTGTCGATCGTGCCGACGAGGCCGTAGCCCGCGAGGTCGCCCGGGAAGACCAGCTGCGCCCACGGCGGGACCGCCGCGCGGGCCTCGTCGTCAGTGTCGGCGGTGATGCAGTAGGTCGTGGACGTCTTGGTGATCGCCGAGTAGTCGCGGCCCACCGTCTCGCAGTGGCGAGCGAGAATCCCGTACTTGCGGTGGACCTCGTCCGGCGACTCCTGCACGTTGCAGAGATCGCCGTACAGTGCGACCAGCCGCAGCGTCACCTTCTCCCCACCGCCGGCGACCATCACCGGCGGGTGCGGCGCCTGGACGCCGGTGGGCAGGTTCACCGCGCCGTCGGTGCTGAAGTAGCGGCCGGCGAAGGTGGCCGGGTTCCCGGTCCACAGTTCGGCGATGATCTGCAACGACTCTTCGAGCCGGCGCAGGCGCTCGCCGGCGCCGGGGAAGTCGTAGCCGAACGCGCGGTACTCGTCCTCGTACCAGCCGGCGCCGATGCCGAAGGTCAACCGCCCGCCGGAGACGACGTCGAGGGTCGAGGCCATCTTGGCCAGCAGGGCGGGGTTGCGGTAGCCGTTGCCGGTGACCAGCTGGCCGAGCCGGGCGGTCCTGGTTTCGCGAGCCAGCGCCGCCAGGGTCGTCCAGGCTTCGAACACGAACGACCCCGACGGGCCGAACGGGATGAAGTGGTCCGGGGCCCAGATCGTGGTGAAGCCGGACTCGTCGGCCACCCGGGCCAGTTCGAGAAGCTTGTCGAACGCGACGACCGGGCTGGTGTAGCCCGCGAACTCGTGGGTCGTCCCGGTGGGCAGGTAATAGCTCAGTTCCATGGTTTGTGAGACCGCGGGGGATCCGCGAAGGAATCGAGAGCGGACCGATTCCTTTTCGCACCGCGGGTGGTCCAACTCCTCATGACGAGGGAAACTCCGCGGCGTCTGGTGCTCAGCACGCTGGTGTCGCTCAACGGTGTGATCAGCGAACCGCTGAAGTGGGCGGGCCCCTACTTCGGCCCGGGCAGTGCGGCCGCCTCACTGGCGGCGCTGCGGGACTGCTCGGCGATGCTGATGGGCCGGCGGACGTACGAAATCTTCTCCCGGCAGTGGCCGGCGACCCCCGGCGAATACGCGGCGCAGCTCAACGCCCTGC encodes:
- a CDS encoding arylamine N-acetyltransferase, with the translated sequence MDVEGYLRRIGAVRPAVPDLAALRELQRRHLETVPFENLDRYLGRQIDLAEPALLDKIVGQRRGGFCYELNGAFGLLLHHLGFEVQLLAGRVLRREGGFGPPLDHLALRVDLAEPWLIDVGFGRFSVRPLRLATTAAQPDPAGRFTTRPAPHGDVDVLHDGDVVYRLEPRPRALDDFHAMAWFHTNSPQSPFAHGPTCSLVTPGGRVTIAGGRLIETTGAERTERVLDGDDAILRAYEEHFGIVLDRVPAG
- a CDS encoding DUF4863 family protein; this translates as MSATPEDLIERSIPFINEIKNRTAGVELETWLNEHRGPGSELWDDLARIIKDGVADGWAANVEVDGPNYRRSRIVEPSERLNWFSITAVYLNSETLFCGEYHQHPYGEINMVIPLDEGALLRGPRGWQGPGWTSPEPGSHHYPEVVGGSLIALFYLPAGRISYDITVPEDYEFMVPDGYRMSAADGQ
- a CDS encoding TetR/AcrR family transcriptional regulator; protein product: MTDSRKADPEAGQATAPSRGGRPLDPGRDEAIITAARRRLVLDGYSRMTIADIATDAGVSRPTVYRRWSGKLELTIEAIDYGFRAQRDAYPALELADLPAPEALAEAVRRLDPCYYNPDAMVLMGNFMSETTRTPELLAIVLEHAVEPRLAHLEGVLADLQERGEVRSDLDRHTIATMCFGSYFAAFLRAEHDRSGLAEQVVAVLWPGIAARR
- a CDS encoding LLM class F420-dependent oxidoreductase, with product MELSYYLPTGTTHEFAGYTSPVVAFDKLLELARVADESGFTTIWAPDHFIPFGPSGSFVFEAWTTLAALARETRTARLGQLVTGNGYRNPALLAKMASTLDVVSGGRLTFGIGAGWYEDEYRAFGYDFPGAGERLRRLEESLQIIAELWTGNPATFAGRYFSTDGAVNLPTGVQAPHPPVMVAGGGEKVTLRLVALYGDLCNVQESPDEVHRKYGILARHCETVGRDYSAITKTSTTYCITADTDDEARAAVPPWAQLVFPGDLAGYGLVGTIDTIRNRLDTYREAGVDELIIGFQNALDADTLRTFAAEFVR
- a CDS encoding MFS transporter, which gives rise to MPSQLSQPRRTVRLDELIDGRPVGGFHFLVLALTGLVMFLDGLDTQAISFVAPAVAKEWSLPVAALGPIFSASIVGLMIGYLVLSPLANRVGHRKLVIVSTALFGVFTVLCALAGNETQLIVLRLLTGAGLGAAIPSAVALASEFAPARRRSTFVMFIYCWLALGFVAASLISGAVIPSWGWRPMFVLGGVLPLLLAVVLLGFLPDSPSYLLPRDAARAHATLCRVDPQLDPQTQVLPAERAGSPVKVRSPLVELLRRHWLASTALLWLAFMLNLGVFYAVQSWLPTILGRLGHAPSTAVLATALTTIGGIAAALVIGPLMDRRGPFGTLGVVYLLGAVFVSVLAFAVTGQSWLVLGAAFLAGTCVTGGQMSVVALATVLYPPRIRPTGVGWALGIGRIGGILGPLLVGFALGGGAAPRTVFVVMGAMFLVASGAVLALAKVSRSVRAGDSCAASAAQPRQESASAD
- a CDS encoding TetR/AcrR family transcriptional regulator; this translates as MARARALPATRPADDGPRPSGRPRDAALDEAIILATRRRLVERGYSRLTLGDIAADAKVGRPTLYRRWSTKFELVVDALDYGFRKQHDMYELDLSGLEPRAAFVEVLRRLDPTYYNPDAMVLMGSFAGESSHTPELLEVLRKHAVEPRVELVQSVLTRLQHRRAVRDDIDKCTVATLCFGSYLAAFYRGGSEVDVAESVASVLWPTLERRPAPGQR
- a CDS encoding nitroreductase, translated to MTETAELMNDNTTTKVAPPAGAAPPAVTVVEALLTRRSVRAFLPTPVSRAEVESLLALAARSASNSNGQPWHVHVLTGEPKRRLTDALWQALDGDGRVAEREYPYQPAPEDWEEPFRTRRRAFGEGLYRDTLGIAPHDTEGRQAHHRRNYDFFGAPVGLVLTVSRAPLASALVDAGLFLQALMLVARHAGLDTCPQASFIDFYPVLRRHLKIPDDQLIVCGLALGYADPEHRLSRHRTAREPVSTFTTFYSDESC